Proteins encoded together in one Chaetodon auriga isolate fChaAug3 chromosome 20, fChaAug3.hap1, whole genome shotgun sequence window:
- the LOC143339073 gene encoding heparan sulfate glucosamine 3-O-sulfotransferase 6, translating to MGCSKWRAAFNFGHLKVQSKLSVFFTMIILFTYLFYCLNGYCDSLPRPVYDQQSNFQNKILLNDGHEASSQQLGAYNASQGSFVREQLSDLSNSDAPSNNISIANNFGSKKFPQAIIIGVKKGGTRALLEFLRIHPDVRAVGSEPHFFDRFYDKGLEWYRNLMPRTLEGQITMEKTPSYFITKEAPRRVFSMSRHTKLIVVVRDPVTRAVSDYTQTLSKSPGLPSFQNLAFRNATTGLIDTSWSAVRIGIYAKHLENWLRFFPLSRLLFVSGERLVTDPAGEMGRVQDFLGLKRVVTDKHFYFNQTKGFPCLKKPEGSSRPRCLGKSKGRPHPQIPSEVLLRLRDFYRPFNLKFYQMTGHNFGWD from the exons ATGGGATGTAGTAAATGGAGAGCTGCGTTCAACTTTGGACACCTGAAGGTGCAGTCCAAGCTGTCCGTCTTCTTTACCATGATCATTCTCTTCACTTACCTCTTTTACTGCCTCAACGGATACTGCGACTCTTTGCCCAGGCCTGTTTATGACCAACAAAGTAATTTCCAAAACAAAATTCTCTTAAATGATGGGCATGAGGCGTCGTCGCAGCAGCTCGGCGCGTATAACGCGTCTCAGGGCTCGTTTGTGCGGGAACAGCTGTCGGACTTGTCGAACAGCGATGCTCCATCGAACAACATCTCTATAGCCAATAATTTCGGCAGCAAAAAGTTCCCTCAGGCCATCATCATAGGGGTGAAGAAAGGTGGCACTCGGGCTCTGCTCGAGTTCCTGCGCATCCATCCGGACGTGAGAGCCGTCGGGTCTGAGCCGCACTTCTTTGACCGCTTCTACGATAAGGGACTGGAATGGTACAG GAACCTGATGCCTCGCACTCTGGAGGGTCAGATCACCATGGAGAAGACCCCCAGCTACTTTATCACCAAAGAAGCTCCTCGCCGCGTCTTCTCCATGAGCCGCCACACCAAGCTCATCGTGGTGGTGCGTGACCCTGTGACCCGGGCTGTTTCTGATTACACCCAGACTCTGTCCAAATCTCCTGGGCTCCCGTCCTTCCAGAACCTGGCCTTCCGCAATGCCACCACAGGCCTCATCGACACATCCTGGAGTGCCGTGCGCATTGGCATCTACGCCAAGCACCTGGAGAACTGGCTGCgcttcttccctctctcacgCCTCCTGTTTGTCAGCGGCGAACGCCTCGTGACGGACCCAGCAGGCGAGATGGGCCGGGTCCAGGACTTCCTGGGACTCAAACGTGTGGTGACAGACAAGCACTTCTACTTCAACCAGACCAAAGGCTTCCCCTGCCTAAAGAAGCCTGAGGGGAGCAGCAGGCCACGCTGCCTGGGGAAGTCAAAGGGCAGGCCCCATCCCCAGATCCCCTCTGAGGTCCTGCTTAGGCTCAGAGACTTCTACAGACCCTTCAATCTCAAATTTTACCAAATGACCGGCCACAATTTTGGCTGGGACTGA